The sequence below is a genomic window from Armatimonadota bacterium.
ATACGGGCACGACCAATATCGGAACCCTTTGGTATGCCTGGGTGCCGGGCCAGGACTACCTGCCTGTACCGCCTTCCTCAACTTCTAGCCCTTCCGGTTGGACGTTTACGCAGACGACCAGCCTAGGCTTTGGAACTGGTCTACGATGGACGGCTCCGGGAGCCTTGGAGATCGCGCCCGGCGACACAATGTCCGGCTTCGAGTTCACCACGACAACGACCCCAGCCGAGTTGGCGGGGCTGTCGATTTTTGGGGCTCATCCTCCGGTAGGGACAAGCTTTGTGTATGAGCATGCTTTCTCTGGCTTGAACTCGTCGGGTGGCTTTACATCGATTGTGATCAATCCGGTGCCGGAGCCGGCGACCTTCGGTGCGCTTGGACTCGGTGCCTTCTGCCTGGTGCGCCGTCGCCGACGAGGATAAGACTTCAACGTTCCGGTTTGCCCATCGGAACTCCTGCCTCCAAAAAGAAAGGGGCGTTTACTCAGCAGACTATCTGGCCAAACCATTCGGATGATATGCTCACAGCATGATTCCGATCCTGCTGATGGCAGCCTGGCTGCCAACGCCCCAAAACCCTACGGCCAATACCGAGGACGTCAAGAGTGAAGACGCCATCATCAAGGCCGTGTATGACGTCATTTCCGGACCGGCGGGCAAGGCCCGCGATTGGGACCGTTTTCAGTCGCTTTTCGATGCTAAAGGCACCCTTTGCGCCGTGGTGAAGAATCGCCAGGGCAAGAAGGTTGCGATCACGATGACGCCGGACGACTATGTGAAGAATTCGGGTCCGTACTTGGAGAAGAACGGCTTCTTTGAGCGTGAATCGAAGCGAAAGTCGATGCGCTCGGGAGATTTGGTGATGGTGTTCAGCGATTATGAGTCGCGCAACAAGCCTGACGACAAGAAGCCGTTCGAGGTTGGGACGAACTCGCTTCAGTTATTCACCGATGGGACTCGGTGGTATGTTCATTCGATTTTGTGGCAGGGCTCAGACTAACTCGCAGTTTCATCGTGCGGGATGAAGTTGAGGGTGAGGAGGCCCGGTATAGCGAAGAGCAGGGCGGCGAGGAAGACGGTTCGATATCCCTCGCTTGATGCCTGGATGACGCCGCCGATAATGCCGGAGAGGGCAATGAACGTGGCTCCGAGACCGGTACCGATGGCGTAATGAGCGGTTCGGTGGTTGCCGCGTTGGGCGACAGACATCAGGTACACGGCATAGCCAGCGTAGCCGAGACCGTAGCCGAATTGGTCCATGAATTCGACGAAGCCAATGAAGGCCATGTTCGATGGCTGGGCCATGGCGGCGTAGAGGTAGAGGAAGATGGGCAGGTGCATGAGGATGGCGATCACCCAGAAGCCCCGCTTGAGTCCGATTTTGCTCGCGAGGACGCCGCCGACAATGCCGCCAAGGATGATGCCGCCGACGCCGATCGTGCCTTTGATGAAGCCGAACTGAGCGTTGTTGAGGGCGAGGCCGCCTTTGGCGAGATCGTCCTTGAGGAATAAGGCAGACATCTTGGCGACCATCGCCTCGGAGAACCGGTAGAAGGTGAGGAATCCCAGGATAGGGATGACACCGGACTGCCGGAAGAAGCTTGAGAAAGCCTCGCCCATGGCAGTGCCCCGCAGGGATTTTCGAAGAATGATCACGAGAGCGACGGCGATGGGGATGCAAACGAGGACCTGAATGATCTCGGCGGTGAGGCCGGACATATGGACGTCGATGCCGAAGGCCATTGCTTTCATGGGGAGAAGCCAACCTTTCAGGGCCACCGGATTGAGGCTGGCGAGCGTGTTCGCGGCGATTTTCCATGTCCCGCTGAGGGCGAAGTAGGTTGCCGCGTAGAAGCCGAGGATGGCGAGGGTGCGATTGAGGTTTCCCCGGAATTGGCCGAGCTGAGCCTCGTCTGGGCTCTTGTCCTGCGACGGGGCGGGAACGAGGAAGCGAGCCGGGACCATGAGCAGAGCGTAGAGGACGGCGACGGCAAAAAGCGAAATGAACCAGGCGGTTGGCGCGGACATCGCCCGGGTGGCGGGTTGTCCGGTGAACGAGTCGGCGGGATCGCCGGTTGGGTAGCTGGTGAGTTTGGCCGTGCTGTCGGAGGGCTTGTCGGAGATGACCTTGCCGAGTTGGTACAGCCCAAGAGTGACCTGCTTGCCCGCAACTTCCAGTTTGCCGTTCTGAATATTGAACTGATTTTCGACGCCGGGAATCGCGACGGGAGAGCCCTTGTCATCCAAGAGTTTCTGCCCTTGGTCGGTGGTCAATTCGCCTTGGTCGAGGTGGAAAGTGGCGGTCTTGAGGTAGCTCGGCGACTTGTCGGCTGGCCCCTTGACGGAGAAGTAAAGATTGCCCTGAGTCTGAACCGTGACGGGGTTGAACCGCATGAAATACCCGACCAGGAAGGGAACCAACGCCATGCAAATGAGGCGTCCGGCACGGTAGCAGGCGGTCTGAATTCCTGCGAAGGAGGCCTGGACGGTTTTAGGAAAGGCGAGCAGGTAGAAGCCATCGGTGGCGATGTTGGTCATTGCCGAGACAAAGGCGGTTCCCCCGAGGAAGATCAGCGAAACGGTGAACGCCTTTTGGCCGGGGAGCAAGAGGAACGGCGCAAGGGCCAGGCACGCGGTGAGGATCAGTTGACCGAGGAGAATCCACTTACGCTTTTGGGCGCTGAGGTCGACGAGGGGACCCAACAGGAATTGGAGCGACCAAGGCAAGGCGATGATGGACGTCCATGTGGCAATCTGCTCGTTGGGGATGCCAAGGTCCTTGTAGAAGACGGTCGAAAGTTCGGAAATGATGGTGACCGGAATGGCCTGCATCACATACAGCAATGGGACGAACTTCCAGGGATTGTAGGTCTCGACCGGGGCCGGGGTGGTGTCCACGCTTGGCTGAACGACTTCCGTGTCTTCGGACATTGGACCCTGATTGTATCACCGTTTCTTGCGGTGCGAGTGCGAGTGCAACGGTATGGGCAAGGGCAAGGGTATGGACTTATAGCTCCCTTGCCGGATCGATTGGGGTGCGATACCGAGCGTGAGCGTCCAAATACGCGACCACGAATCCGTTGCCGTGAGCAGACGCGAACCCTGAGGTTGTCTTCGGGGCATCTTTGCTCGCCGTCGAGATGCTGTCTCGGAGCCAAGGTACGGTTGATGGCGACGTTACGGCTTTCGAATCCAAAACACGATTTCCGTCGGAAAAGTGGGGAATCTGGCCTTTGAAAGAAAGGCAGTGGACGTAGTCGAGGGTATTGGGTATGCCTTCGAAGAGATTTACTTGAATGCCTTCGCCCTTATCCCTCTCTACCTTCGGACAAATAAATAGCTGACGTTTCTTCAGGTAGGGGTCTAGGGAGTCCATGAATGCGTGCTGGGACTCGGTTGAATCGAAGGTGTAGTACGGTGGGAGCCGGTCGTCATAATCCGACAAATAGAATAACTGGCCGGTACCAATTTGCTTGAGGTTACTCATGCAGACGGACTTGGTTGCTGGATATCCGTGCGTAAAAAGGGTCGGAAGGTAGATTGCGTCCAGACCACCTATGAGAACCAGCACGCCGATGATCTGCCAGGTCACCTTAAACAAGTTCATCTCTTCGCGCGGCTTCATGATCACAAATGGTGCGAGACGTCGAGCACCTTGTCGGCCTTCACATGGCCGTCCAGGTATCCAATGACGAAAATCTCGGCGTGGGGGGAAAAGAGAGCGGGCTTTTCGTCCTTGGTTTTGCCCGAGCCTCGAACCGGGTCACGAACATAGGCAACCGAGGCAGGATTCTCAATGCCGTTGGTGTAGAGAACTCGCCCGCCGTTGCTAAAGTCGGTGACATAGCCTCGTAGGTTCAGCGGATTGACGTAGGACATGACACCAGCCAAGCCTTCCACGTTGCCAGTCGGTGGATTCTTGTCTGCGGGACAGAGAAATGTGTTTTCGTTCTTTGCGTAAACGAGCAACTGCGACTTCAGTCTTCGGCTGGGATGGAGCCGATCTTTGTCGGCATCCGAGAGGGTGTCCCAGTTTGCCGGGAGATCGAAAGTGTAGGCATCTGGCGCACAGTGGTTATTGTCGTCGGCATACATCAACATTGCCAGCGACAGTTGCTTCACTTGACTTATGCAGGACTTGGGGTTTCCGCTCGGAGCCTTCGCAAAAATGGGGACCATTATTATCCCGAATACGAGGAGGACAAGGACAATTGCGATCCAAGTTCCGATCGGTCGGCGCTTGCGAGTTTCGACGACCATCTAGAACTCCGGTGATACGTCCATTGGCCATATTCTGATCTTCATACCACCACCTTAATTCATATCTTACAGAGATTTGTGCTACAAATCTGACGAAAGTTCAACCATCTTTTTGCTTTTCGCGTGGCCATCGAGATAGCCAACCATGAAGTAGTTTCCGTGCGGCGAGAGGAGCTTTTGACTGCCGTTGCTATCGGCAACCAGTACGTCGCGGATGTAGCCGATATTGGCCCCGTTATCCACCAAGGATGAGAGCGAGAGAATCCGATTTCCGCTGGCGAAATCGGGAATGACGCCTTTAAGCGTCAGGCAGTGGGCGTACGCGAAGTCGCTCGAAACAGGTTCCATTGGAATGAGGTTGGGATGCCGAGTCGGATTCAAATGAATCGCTGGGCACTTGAATATTGGGTAATGTTCATCCCCTTTACAGTAGAGCTTCATGCAATCGACATATCGCTCGCTATCGGCGGGACCATCAAAAGAGTAGTAGGGAGGAATTCGGTCGCCGTTGTCCGCGGCGTATTGTGGCAGCGCATAAACCTGTTGCTTGATATTCGATAAGCAACTGAATCTGATGGTGACGTCCTTTGATACTTCGGTTGGGAAGAGAATGAAGAATCCGCCACAAAGGAGAAGGCAAATGAGGAGACCGAAAACAAATTTGCGGTTCATAGGTCTGTGCTTTGGTCGATGACCTTGATCGTTTTGACGTGGCCGTCAATAAAACTGATCGTAAAGGCGCCAACGCCTGTTCTCTTGTGGGGCGAAACGAAGGAAGGTTTCCCACCGATCACTTGGGTGCCGCGAACTGGATCACGAAAGTAGTGGGTTTGAGCGGGCTCCTCAACCTTTTGCGAGTCAAGCGCCCGATTGCCATTTCCATATTTGGGAATCACGGCCATTAGGCTCAAGCAATGGACGTAGGAGTTGACACCGGGCACCCCTTCCATCGATGGATCGTAAGGCTTTTTCGCGTTCGCCTGGTCGTCGTCTTGGGGGCAAAAATTGATCTCGTTATTCTTGCTGTAGGGCGCGATGGTGGCAAAAAAGGAGCGGGTCTTCTCGGGAGACTCGAAGGTATAGTACGGCGGCAAAACGTCCGAATTGTCGGCACCGTACATGATGGTGGACAACGCGAGCTGTCTCATATGGCTCATGCAGGCGGAACGATGGGAGCCTCGGTCTTGGGCAAATACGGGATAGAGGATGGCACCCAAGATGGCGAGACACAGAAGGGCCAAGACCGTTTCGAGTATGATTTGGAACTTCGACTTGCTTCCCCTTTCGCTGAAGATTCTCACAGTCCCACCCTAACGGCATTATACGAAAGCCATTCATAATTGAGAACATGGATATCCTTGTGCTCGGTGGTACTCAGTTCATCGGTAAAGCGATCGTCGAAGAACTGTTGCGCCGCGGCCATCATGTCGCGATCTTCCACCGTGGCAAAACCGGGGCCGGGCTCTTTCCCGAGTGCACCCATATCCTTGGCGACCGTAACACCGACCTCGACCGTGCCGACACGCAAGAGTGGGATGCGGTTATCGATGTTTCGTGCTACACCCCGGACCAAGCTCGATCCGCCGCCAAGTTGAGGACCAAGTACTTCGCGTTCATCTCGACGATCTCGGTGTACGACTTCACGACCGAAAAGCAACCCTACGACGAGCAGACGCCGATGGTGCCGGGGCAGGAGGGCAACGAGGTGACGATGGCGACTTATGGTCCACTCAAGGTTCGATGCGAAGAAGTCTTCGCCGAGGCCTTCGCCGGACGCCTGGGAATCGTTCGTCCGGGCATCGTGTTTGGACCGTACGATCCGACCGGTCGATTTCCATATTGGATCACCCGGTTGGACGAATTTGAAGAGGTGTTGATTCCCGACGTGCGAAGTAATCCTGTTCAAGGCATCGACGTATTCGACCTCGCCGAGTTTACGGTTGAGGTGACGGAGAAGAGCCTGGCGGGGACATGGAACGCGGTTGGTCCCAAGGTGACGTTCGGCGACGTGATCGACGAGATTCGGTCGCAGGTGGGCAAGGAGCATCATCTGGTGCTGGCATCGGTCGAAGAACTCAACGAAAACGAAGTGAAGACGTGGTCGGAACTTCCTCTGACCTTTGAGCCAGGCACACGAGAGTCAGTGTTCAACTTTAACCCTCAGCACGCCTTTGAGGCGGGCCTCAAGCACCGCACGATTCAGGAGACGATTCGTGCGACCTTGGCGTGGACACGCTCGGGCGACTATCCGAAGGACGCTAAGTACGGCATGAGTCGCGAGAAGGAAGTCGCGGTTCTGGAGAAGCTGAAGGCAAAGGCATGAGCACGGGGCGGTTGGTTGTAGCGGTGACAGGAGCGAGTGGGGCGATTTACGCTCGCCGACTCCTGATTCATGCGGCCAAACACTACCAGGAAATCTTTCTGTGCCTCAGCACGCAGGCGATCCAGGTTGCCGAGACAGAACTTGGTGTCACGCTCGATCGAAAGAACTTCCAGACACGCGAATGGCTGGGAGCGGAGTATCCGCAGATTCGGCTCCTCGACGAAAAGAACTTCTTCACGCCACCGGCGAGCGGTTCGTTTCGGCACGACGGGATGGTCATCGTGCCGTGCTCGATGGGTACGGCCGGACGCATCGCGAATGGCATCAGCAATGATTTGGTCACCCGGGCCGCCGATGTCTGCCTGAAAGAAGGGCGCAAGCTCATACTGGTTCCGCGTGAAATGCCGTGGAACCTCATTCACCTTCGGAACATGACGCAATTGGCCGAAGCTGGGGCCACGATTCTGCCTGCTTGCCCGGCTTGGTACACCAGTCCGACCTCGCTTGAGGAACTTGCCGACACAGTCGTCGCGCGCATCCTGCAGAACCTGGGAATCGAGCAAAAAATCCAGGGCGAATGGATGGCCGAGTAGTCGAAATTCGGCCTTCAGAACGGCCCCGTGACCACCGATAATTCGGTAGGCCAACTTATGACTCCCGAGTTCTCAAATGAGGAACAAACCGCTGTTCGGGAAGCACAGCAAATTATCCGCGATGCGGGACGGTCGGCCCCTGCCTTGCTAGAGTCTCTGGCCGAGCGGTATCAGAGTGAAGGGAAGACGGTTTGCGCCTTCGAAGTTCGCCGGATGCAATGCTTTGCACTCATCGGGAATTTGGAGTTTCGGCTGGCGGTGGAGAAGATCGAACTGCTGATGCATGAAGCCGCCGCCGCGGAAATGCCGAGGTTTGTGGGCGTCGGCGAAATGTACCGTGGGTTGGTTTGGCTCGACATCGGCCAGAGTCATCGCGCGATCGAGTGCTTTGACCGTGCGATTCAGATCGGCATCGATACCGAAGACCTCGACCTGATCTATCGGGTTCAGATCAACCTGTCGTTCGCCCAGTCGATGCTGGAGCAGTACGAGGAATCGCTAGAGACGCTGAAGCAAAGCATCCAATTTTCCGATAGTCTGGTGACGAAGAAGCCAGGTGGATCGAAAGCCTACAACATGGCCGCCGCCGAGGTTCAGGTCGCCTACCAGGCTCGGGAGCGTGGTTCGCTGAGCCAGTCTCAAATTCAGGCGGTTCGCCGATCGCTTGATCGGGCAGAGGCGGATTGCAAGGACGAGTTCTATCTCCCAAGGCTGCTGGGCATTTTTCGCGCACTCTTTGTGGGCCTAGACGAAGGCTTTGACAAAGGCATCGAGCAGCTTCGTCAGCTTCGGCCCGAGATTGAGACCGGCGCTTCTGTGCATCTCATCACTTACCTTCTTGGGGAGACCCGGATTTTAGAGGCAGCCGAGCGATGGGAAGAACTCCGGTATTCGGCAACCGAACTGATCGACCGAATGAAAGAATCGGGCTGGCTCGCGGCGATTCGAATTGCCTTGAAGCGGGCGTCGAAGGCGAGCGCCAAACTTGGCGATTACCAAACCGCCTACGAACTCCTCAACGAACTCGTGAGCATTGAGGGCCAATCGGCGGGAAGCAATCGCGACTCGACCAGCGTTTACTTCGAGCAGGAAGTTCTGCGCATGTGCAACCGCGCTTTGGTCGAGCGGAACAAGATTTTGGAGCAGGAGGCGCGGTTCGACCGCCTTTCGGGAATTCTCAATCGCCGGGGCATGGAAGAGGCGTTGGCGGAACTGACTCAGCGCTCGGGACAACATCGGTTGGTGGTGGCGATGCTCGACATCGACTACTTCAAGCGGATCAACGACCAGTTTGGCCATGCAGTTGGGGATCAAGTGATTCAGGAGTTTGCGGCTTGCCTTGCTAACTCGAAGACCAAGCCGTCACGTCTGGGCCGTTGGGGTGGAGAAGAGTTTGTGCTGGTGTACGAAGAAGAGGCGGCGGATCCATCTCAACTGGGTGCGACGCTGATGGATGAGGTTCGACATTATCCGTGGGAGCATGTCCGTTCGGGCATGGCGGTTACGGCCTCTTGCGGCTTGGCGATTTGGAGTCAGGGCGACTCGATCGACCACACGATTCGGGTGGCCGACGACATGATGTACGCCGTCAAACATCAGGGCCGTAATAATTGGCGCTTAGCGGCCTAGGACCTTGAACTTTCAGTCCTAGGACTGGCGTATGAATTATTAGGCGGGCATACGTTTTTGACCCAAAATGCCTGATAATTTTACTGGGTCCATATGACTGTACAAGACCCTCAGGAACAGGAAGCCATTCGGAAGGCAAAGCAGCTCATCCACATCTCGCCCAAAGAGGCGCCACGGTTGCTTGCGTCTCTCGTTAAGTCCTACGAAAAGGAAGGACTAACTGGGTGTGCCTTACAGGCCCGCCGCTACCAGTGCTATGCCCTCATGGGCAATTTGCAATACGAGAGAGCGCGGCGGTGTCTCGAAGTCCTCTTTGTCGAGGCAAATGAAGCCGACGAGAAGCGATTTGTCGGCATCGGTGAGATGTATCTCGGCATCATCGCGACCGAACTGGGTGAAATCGACGTAGCAGCCGAAAGCTTCGACCACGCCATCCGCATCGGTACCGAACTTGAAGATATCGACCTGATTTACCGCGTGCAACTGAACCTGGGTTACGCCCAAATTGTGATGGAAAGGTACGACGAGGCGTTGGCGACGCTCAAATTGACTATCCGGCAATTTGAGAACGGCAACACCCAAACTAATGCCGTCGCATACAAAAACATTGCGCTCGCCACCACTTGGCTGGCCTTCGACGCCGCCGTCAAGGGGCGGTTGACGGACGAACTTCTTTCGGATGCACGACGTTCGATCGAGGCGGCAAGAGCCGCCTGCATTGGCGATTTTCGGTTGGAATCGCTGGTCGCCTTACTGCAGGCTCTTTACGTAGGCATGGCCGAGGGGCCGGAAGTTGGTCTCCGCGAATTGGCGCACGCAAAGGAGTCGGTCTTCCAACGAGCTGCCCTTTCGGTGTCGCTATCGTTCATCGGCGTCGAA
It includes:
- a CDS encoding PEP-CTERM sorting domain-containing protein — encoded protein: MTRSVLTLTALFALAAASLAQTNAEGFITYTQNNSLFTYDITLHNTGTTNIGTLWYAWVPGQDYLPVPPSSTSSPSGWTFTQTTSLGFGTGLRWTAPGALEIAPGDTMSGFEFTTTTTPAELAGLSIFGAHPPVGTSFVYEHAFSGLNSSGGFTSIVINPVPEPATFGALGLGAFCLVRRRRRG
- a CDS encoding UbiX family flavin prenyltransferase, which produces MSTGRLVVAVTGASGAIYARRLLIHAAKHYQEIFLCLSTQAIQVAETELGVTLDRKNFQTREWLGAEYPQIRLLDEKNFFTPPASGSFRHDGMVIVPCSMGTAGRIANGISNDLVTRAADVCLKEGRKLILVPREMPWNLIHLRNMTQLAEAGATILPACPAWYTSPTSLEELADTVVARILQNLGIEQKIQGEWMAE
- a CDS encoding diguanylate cyclase; the encoded protein is MTPEFSNEEQTAVREAQQIIRDAGRSAPALLESLAERYQSEGKTVCAFEVRRMQCFALIGNLEFRLAVEKIELLMHEAAAAEMPRFVGVGEMYRGLVWLDIGQSHRAIECFDRAIQIGIDTEDLDLIYRVQINLSFAQSMLEQYEESLETLKQSIQFSDSLVTKKPGGSKAYNMAAAEVQVAYQARERGSLSQSQIQAVRRSLDRAEADCKDEFYLPRLLGIFRALFVGLDEGFDKGIEQLRQLRPEIETGASVHLITYLLGETRILEAAERWEELRYSATELIDRMKESGWLAAIRIALKRASKASAKLGDYQTAYELLNELVSIEGQSAGSNRDSTSVYFEQEVLRMCNRALVERNKILEQEARFDRLSGILNRRGMEEALAELTQRSGQHRLVVAMLDIDYFKRINDQFGHAVGDQVIQEFAACLANSKTKPSRLGRWGGEEFVLVYEEEAADPSQLGATLMDEVRHYPWEHVRSGMAVTASCGLAIWSQGDSIDHTIRVADDMMYAVKHQGRNNWRLAA
- a CDS encoding NAD-dependent epimerase/dehydratase family protein — its product is MDILVLGGTQFIGKAIVEELLRRGHHVAIFHRGKTGAGLFPECTHILGDRNTDLDRADTQEWDAVIDVSCYTPDQARSAAKLRTKYFAFISTISVYDFTTEKQPYDEQTPMVPGQEGNEVTMATYGPLKVRCEEVFAEAFAGRLGIVRPGIVFGPYDPTGRFPYWITRLDEFEEVLIPDVRSNPVQGIDVFDLAEFTVEVTEKSLAGTWNAVGPKVTFGDVIDEIRSQVGKEHHLVLASVEELNENEVKTWSELPLTFEPGTRESVFNFNPQHAFEAGLKHRTIQETIRATLAWTRSGDYPKDAKYGMSREKEVAVLEKLKAKA